From one Geoalkalibacter halelectricus genomic stretch:
- a CDS encoding universal stress protein, translating to MKDFKTILYATDFSESSDFAFEYALTLAKKFEARLLLVHVVNEPVDLRGFYVPHISFDKLEEEIQEGAKKMMEKFCRKHLGDYSNYETFVLPGVPYDEIIKKGQEEHADLILMGTHGRTGLDHVLFGSTAEKVVRKSPIPVMTIRVTEPE from the coding sequence ATGAAAGATTTTAAAACTATTTTGTATGCCACGGACTTTTCCGAAAGTTCGGATTTCGCCTTCGAGTATGCCCTGACGCTGGCGAAAAAGTTTGAAGCCCGATTGCTTCTGGTGCATGTGGTCAATGAGCCCGTCGATTTGCGCGGCTTTTATGTGCCTCATATTTCCTTCGACAAGTTGGAGGAGGAAATCCAGGAAGGTGCCAAGAAGATGATGGAGAAGTTCTGTCGCAAGCACCTCGGCGATTATAGCAATTACGAAACCTTCGTGCTTCCAGGTGTGCCCTACGACGAGATCATCAAGAAGGGGCAGGAGGAGCACGCCGATCTGATCCTCATGGGCACCCATGGGCGCACCGGCCTCGACCATGTTCTCTTTGGCAGCACCGCGGAGAAGGTGGTGCGCAAATCGCCGATTCCGGTGATGACCATTCGGGTCACCGAGCCCGAATAA
- a CDS encoding zinc dependent phospholipase C family protein, which produces MALSIILAALFGILLFPTEALAWGIGIHLQLGNHILDKLHLLPMALQTLLAAHPQDFLYGCISADITIGKKFTHHLNHCHSWRLGRKILAAAVTDRQKACAYGYISHLAADTVAHSYFVPFKMVRSFNTVMLNHQYWELRFEAGVPHETWAAARQIARQDFRENDTMMRSVLADTIFSFNTNKRIFNSLLLLSRLQQWQKVLRSVSSSSRFTLPDESRREYYDLACEAAESILQHMSESPFWKADPTGERAIAAARMVRKNLHLLWLEGKLSDAEAEGIVAGLKPRFREGITRPKEILDLLSSA; this is translated from the coding sequence ATGGCTTTATCCATAATTCTGGCGGCCCTGTTCGGAATACTGCTTTTCCCAACCGAGGCGCTGGCTTGGGGAATCGGCATTCACCTGCAACTGGGCAACCATATTCTCGACAAACTGCACCTTTTGCCGATGGCGCTGCAGACGCTTCTTGCCGCTCACCCGCAAGATTTCCTGTATGGATGCATCAGCGCCGATATCACCATCGGCAAGAAATTCACCCACCACCTCAACCATTGCCACTCCTGGCGGCTGGGTCGCAAGATTCTTGCGGCCGCGGTGACTGATCGGCAAAAAGCCTGCGCTTACGGTTATATCTCGCATTTGGCCGCCGATACCGTGGCCCACTCCTATTTCGTGCCCTTCAAGATGGTTCGCAGCTTCAATACCGTCATGCTCAACCACCAGTATTGGGAACTGCGCTTCGAGGCCGGGGTGCCTCATGAGACTTGGGCCGCTGCGCGTCAGATCGCCCGTCAGGATTTTCGAGAAAACGACACCATGATGCGCAGCGTGCTGGCCGACACCATTTTTTCCTTCAACACCAACAAGCGCATCTTCAACTCACTGCTGCTCCTCAGCCGCCTGCAACAATGGCAGAAGGTTCTGCGCTCGGTCTCATCCTCCTCACGCTTCACGCTACCCGACGAAAGCCGCCGGGAATACTACGATCTGGCCTGCGAGGCGGCCGAAAGCATCCTCCAGCACATGAGCGAGAGTCCCTTCTGGAAAGCCGACCCCACCGGCGAGCGGGCCATCGCGGCGGCGCGCATGGTACGCAAGAATCTGCACCTGTTGTGGCTGGAGGGCAAGCTCAGTGACGCCGAGGCGGAAGGCATCGTCGCGGGCCTCAAACCGCGCTTTCGCGAAGGGATCACCCGGCCCAAGGAAATTCTCGATCTGCTCTCCAGCGCCTGA
- a CDS encoding 3'-5' exoribonuclease YhaM family protein: MKQVFVENVQERDWVESPFLVRDKVMAMAKNGKPYMTLKLMDRTGEIEGRVWDRVDEFATRFEKDDFILARGKASVYLGKMQLVVQDLERLSDEQVELSDFLPVSTRSPEEMESELLAKVASLRDGFIRRLLESFFADPEFLRRYRTAPAAKAMHHVYLGGLLEHSLAVANLVDDICRRYPGLNHDLLVAGALLHDVGKVEELCYERSFDYTDEGKLIGHIVIGVEMVDEKIRAIADFPRRTATLLKHLLLSHHGQYEFGSPKRPKTIEAVILNFLDDLDSKINGVRTHMEREPDNQSGWTAYHRLYDRYFFKHSFGDEAEGLPREAATPASDPPAAQGREIPPQTQVAAAKPQAPAAKTGGKGGEQRSRGMSFTLGDQLRGKSLDLFSTEDDKE, translated from the coding sequence GTGAAGCAGGTTTTCGTGGAGAATGTTCAGGAACGCGATTGGGTTGAGAGCCCCTTTTTGGTTCGCGACAAAGTCATGGCCATGGCCAAGAACGGCAAGCCCTACATGACCTTGAAGTTAATGGACCGCACCGGCGAAATCGAGGGTCGGGTGTGGGACCGGGTGGATGAATTCGCGACGCGCTTTGAAAAGGACGATTTCATCCTGGCGCGCGGCAAGGCGAGCGTCTACCTGGGCAAGATGCAGCTCGTGGTACAGGATCTGGAACGGCTGAGCGACGAGCAGGTTGAACTCAGCGATTTTTTGCCGGTCAGCACCCGTTCGCCCGAGGAGATGGAGAGCGAACTCCTCGCCAAGGTGGCCTCTCTGCGCGATGGGTTCATCCGCCGGTTGCTCGAGAGCTTTTTCGCCGATCCCGAATTTCTGCGCCGCTACCGGACCGCGCCCGCGGCCAAGGCCATGCACCATGTGTATCTCGGCGGTCTGCTTGAGCACAGCCTCGCGGTCGCTAATCTGGTCGACGACATCTGTCGCCGCTATCCCGGACTCAACCACGACCTGCTGGTGGCCGGGGCGCTGCTTCATGATGTGGGCAAGGTGGAGGAACTCTGCTATGAGCGCTCCTTCGACTACACCGACGAAGGCAAGTTGATCGGTCACATCGTCATTGGCGTGGAAATGGTCGATGAGAAAATCCGCGCCATCGCCGATTTTCCGCGGCGCACCGCGACGCTACTCAAGCATCTGCTGCTCTCGCACCATGGGCAGTACGAATTCGGTTCGCCCAAGCGGCCCAAGACCATCGAAGCGGTGATTCTCAATTTCCTTGACGATCTGGATTCCAAGATCAACGGCGTGCGCACCCATATGGAGCGTGAACCGGATAATCAAAGCGGCTGGACCGCCTACCATCGGCTCTACGACCGCTACTTTTTCAAGCACTCCTTCGGCGATGAGGCCGAAGGGTTACCCCGTGAGGCTGCTACTCCCGCCTCCGATCCTCCAGCGGCCCAGGGGCGAGAAATCCCTCCCCAAACCCAGGTCGCAGCCGCCAAGCCCCAGGCGCCGGCGGCAAAAACCGGCGGCAAGGGCGGTGAACAGCGCTCACGCGGCATGAGCTTCACCCTGGGGGATCAACTGCGCGGCAAAAGTCTCGATCTGTTTTCCACGGAAGATGACAAGGAGTAG
- a CDS encoding NAD(P)/FAD-dependent oxidoreductase, producing MTWRLNEIKLGLDQDDAELPAVVARQLGLAPDRIHGLRVVRSAVDARRKPRIYRIFSVEFELPPGVYEALAPDLAKRLCAVVVEPVPSVRALQEAPRVVVVGMGPAGLFAAWHLSRCGVPVVLLERGRPVEERVRDVRRFWSQGLLDPESNVQFGEGGAGTFSDGKLTTRLNHPWIRLVLQTLVDMGAPAEILVQARPHVGTDRLRLVLLNLRRALQSLGVAVHFGARLSGLRTQDGRLCGAILGDGSEMSTEHLVLAPGHSARDTYRMLAQAEVAMEAKAFAMGVRIEHPTELINKIQYGLPHHPRLPSADYNLSWNDPESGRGIYSFCMCPGGEVITASSDPGRLVVNGMSYLSRAGQMSNSALVVSVGERDFPAPGPLGGLALQEELESRAFAAGGGGYHAPAQNLLGFLGRGGGPLRSTCRPGVREADLSRLLPDFITRGLRRALPVFERRMRGFITAEATLVGVETRTSAPVRILRGADGQSLSHSGLFPCGEGAGYAGGIMSAALDGLRAAESVMKQISDRRST from the coding sequence ATGACCTGGCGCCTCAATGAAATCAAGCTGGGTCTGGATCAGGATGACGCGGAGCTACCCGCTGTGGTGGCGCGGCAACTCGGCCTTGCGCCTGACCGCATCCACGGCCTCAGGGTTGTGCGTAGCGCCGTGGATGCGCGCCGCAAGCCGCGCATCTACCGAATTTTTAGTGTCGAGTTCGAGTTGCCGCCGGGAGTCTATGAGGCGCTTGCTCCCGACCTCGCCAAGCGCCTTTGCGCAGTGGTTGTCGAGCCGGTGCCGTCGGTGCGCGCGCTGCAAGAAGCGCCCCGCGTGGTGGTGGTCGGGATGGGGCCCGCGGGCCTGTTTGCCGCCTGGCATTTGTCCCGCTGCGGCGTTCCGGTCGTGTTGCTCGAACGCGGCCGTCCCGTTGAGGAACGGGTGCGCGATGTGCGCCGATTCTGGTCGCAGGGTCTGCTTGACCCCGAAAGCAACGTTCAGTTCGGCGAGGGTGGGGCGGGCACTTTTTCCGACGGAAAGCTGACCACGCGCCTCAACCATCCCTGGATTCGCCTGGTGCTGCAGACCCTGGTCGATATGGGGGCACCTGCTGAAATTCTCGTCCAGGCACGCCCCCATGTCGGAACCGATCGGCTGCGACTGGTGCTGCTCAATCTGCGCCGCGCGTTGCAATCGCTGGGTGTAGCGGTTCACTTCGGAGCCCGGCTATCCGGTCTGCGCACGCAAGACGGGCGCCTTTGCGGTGCTATCCTCGGCGACGGCAGCGAAATGTCCACCGAACACCTGGTGCTGGCGCCCGGTCACAGTGCCCGCGATACCTATCGCATGCTCGCCCAGGCCGAAGTGGCCATGGAGGCCAAGGCCTTCGCCATGGGGGTGCGCATCGAGCATCCGACGGAATTGATCAACAAGATTCAATACGGCTTGCCGCACCATCCGCGGCTGCCGAGCGCCGATTACAACCTGAGTTGGAATGACCCGGAAAGTGGGCGCGGCATCTATTCGTTTTGCATGTGCCCCGGCGGGGAGGTGATCACGGCGTCGAGCGACCCGGGACGGCTGGTGGTCAACGGCATGAGTTATCTGAGCCGCGCCGGGCAGATGTCCAACAGCGCCCTGGTGGTGAGCGTCGGGGAGAGGGACTTTCCCGCTCCCGGCCCCCTGGGGGGGCTTGCTTTGCAGGAAGAATTGGAGTCGCGCGCCTTCGCGGCGGGAGGGGGCGGCTACCACGCCCCCGCTCAGAATCTGCTCGGCTTTCTCGGGCGCGGGGGCGGGCCGCTGCGCTCGACCTGTCGCCCCGGGGTGCGCGAAGCCGATTTGTCGCGATTGTTGCCCGACTTCATCACCCGCGGGTTGCGGCGCGCCCTGCCGGTATTCGAACGGCGCATGCGCGGCTTTATCACCGCCGAGGCTACTCTGGTCGGTGTTGAAACCCGCACCTCGGCGCCGGTGCGCATCCTGCGTGGCGCCGACGGGCAGTCCCTTTCCCATTCCGGCCTCTTTCCCTGCGGCGAGGGGGCCGGTTATGCCGGTGGTATAATGAGCGCCGCTCTCGATGGGTTGCGCGCCGCCGAGTCCGTCATGAAGCAGATCAGCGACAGGAGAAGTACGTGA
- the coaBC gene encoding bifunctional phosphopantothenoylcysteine decarboxylase/phosphopantothenate--cysteine ligase CoaBC, with product MLLREKTIVLGVCGGIAAYKAAELVRLYVKAGAQVHVVMTRNAQEFVTPLTFQTLTGNPVHSELFNLLQEREIGHISLADRADVFVLAPATANVIGKVAAGIADDLLTTTLMATKAPVLVAPAMNVNMWESPIYQQNQSKLAALGYRFVDPASGFLACGWEGKGKLADPADIFEETLALLTPQDLAGETVLVTAGPTREEIDPVRFISNYSSGKMGFALARMARLRGARVILVSGPSALATPPGVERVDVVSADEMRDVVLARWEQVSIAIKAAAVADYRPARRSARKMKKEGREDLSLELEKNPDILAELGRLKGTRFLVGFAAETCDLLENARKKLQAKNLDLMVANDVTQERAGFDVDTNIVRLLQPDGTEEALPEMTKDEVARHILDRILALRRLA from the coding sequence ATGCTATTGCGCGAAAAAACCATCGTCCTGGGCGTGTGCGGCGGAATTGCCGCCTATAAGGCAGCCGAACTGGTGCGGCTCTACGTCAAGGCGGGAGCGCAGGTTCATGTCGTCATGACCCGCAACGCCCAGGAATTCGTGACGCCGCTGACTTTTCAGACCCTCACCGGCAATCCCGTCCACAGCGAGTTGTTCAACCTCCTGCAGGAGCGCGAGATCGGCCATATCTCCCTGGCCGACCGCGCCGATGTCTTCGTCCTGGCGCCCGCCACCGCCAATGTCATCGGCAAGGTCGCCGCGGGCATCGCCGATGATTTGCTCACCACCACACTCATGGCTACCAAGGCGCCGGTTCTGGTCGCGCCGGCCATGAACGTGAACATGTGGGAGAGCCCCATTTATCAGCAGAATCAGAGCAAGCTCGCCGCTCTGGGCTATCGCTTCGTTGATCCGGCCAGCGGATTTTTGGCCTGCGGCTGGGAGGGTAAGGGCAAACTGGCTGATCCGGCGGATATCTTTGAAGAAACCCTGGCCCTGCTGACGCCCCAGGATCTGGCGGGCGAAACCGTTTTGGTCACCGCCGGGCCGACGCGCGAGGAAATCGATCCGGTGCGCTTTATCAGCAACTATTCATCCGGAAAAATGGGTTTTGCCCTGGCGCGCATGGCGCGTCTGCGCGGCGCGCGGGTGATCCTGGTCAGCGGGCCGAGCGCCCTGGCGACCCCCCCCGGCGTGGAACGGGTCGACGTGGTCAGCGCCGATGAAATGCGCGATGTAGTCCTGGCGCGCTGGGAGCAGGTCAGCATCGCCATCAAGGCCGCCGCGGTGGCCGATTACCGACCGGCCAGGCGCAGTGCGCGCAAGATGAAAAAGGAGGGCCGCGAGGATCTGAGCCTGGAACTCGAGAAAAATCCCGATATCCTCGCCGAACTGGGGCGGCTCAAGGGGACACGCTTTCTGGTCGGATTCGCCGCCGAAACCTGTGATCTGCTGGAAAACGCCCGCAAGAAGCTGCAGGCCAAGAACCTCGATCTGATGGTGGCCAACGACGTGACCCAGGAACGCGCGGGCTTTGATGTGGACACCAATATCGTGCGTCTGCTGCAACCAGACGGCACCGAGGAAGCCTTGCCGGAGATGACCAAGGATGAAGTCGCTCGCCATATCCTCGATCGTATTTTGGCCCTGCGCCGGCTGGCCTGA
- a CDS encoding response regulator, giving the protein MASSVGKILIVDDEENARIGLSKLLSQEGYDVDSVGDGREALDFIRNHRVSLVISDIHMPGMNGLVFLRELHRSHPDINVIMITAYGGVESYLEAMNLGAFEYINKPVKLHELKSVMNKLFRHGDSVTA; this is encoded by the coding sequence TTGGCTTCATCCGTGGGTAAGATTCTCATTGTCGATGACGAGGAAAATGCACGCATCGGGCTTAGCAAGCTTTTGTCGCAGGAAGGCTACGATGTGGACAGTGTGGGTGACGGGCGCGAGGCGCTTGACTTCATCCGCAATCATCGGGTCAGCCTGGTCATCAGCGACATCCACATGCCGGGGATGAACGGTCTGGTGTTCCTGCGCGAATTGCATCGCTCCCACCCCGATATCAACGTCATCATGATCACCGCCTATGGCGGTGTGGAGTCCTATCTCGAGGCCATGAACCTCGGCGCCTTCGAATACATCAACAAGCCGGTCAAACTTCATGAACTCAAATCGGTGATGAACAAGCTTTTCCGTCATGGCGATTCAGTGACGGCCTAA
- a CDS encoding purine-nucleoside phosphorylase, with protein sequence MTAPVELGVPKVRCIFGESDFDLAVVLGSGLSGLTASLADPRSLAYEDIPGLAGTTVAGHEGRLWTGLLGGWRLLVFAGRYHLYEGYRADEVVRPVELAAALGCRRLLLTNAAGGVRGDLRPGDFLFITDHINLTGDNPLRGRTPPPFIDLCGLYRTDLLAPLSTAAAARGIRLHGGVLAALLGPSYETPAEIRMVEALGADVVSMSTVPEAIMARYLGIEVVALSLITNPAAGRGDASLSHEDVLLEGRRGAARLKDLLAELIACWRVAEASSLP encoded by the coding sequence GTGACCGCGCCCGTTGAGCTTGGCGTGCCGAAGGTGCGCTGCATCTTTGGTGAGTCGGACTTTGATCTCGCGGTCGTACTCGGCTCGGGGCTCAGCGGCCTGACCGCGTCCCTGGCCGACCCGCGCAGCCTTGCCTACGAGGATATCCCCGGTCTGGCCGGCACCACCGTGGCCGGACACGAGGGGCGTTTGTGGACGGGCTTGCTGGGCGGTTGGCGGCTGCTGGTGTTTGCCGGTCGCTATCACCTCTACGAAGGGTATCGCGCCGACGAGGTGGTACGGCCTGTTGAACTGGCCGCGGCTCTGGGCTGCCGACGCCTGCTGCTGACCAATGCCGCCGGAGGAGTGCGCGGCGATTTGCGACCCGGCGACTTTCTGTTCATTACCGATCACATCAACCTGACGGGGGACAACCCCTTGCGGGGACGCACCCCGCCGCCCTTCATCGACCTTTGCGGCCTGTATCGCACCGATCTTTTGGCGCCCCTGAGCACGGCTGCTGCCGCGCGCGGCATCCGCCTGCATGGCGGGGTTCTGGCCGCGCTGCTTGGGCCCTCCTATGAAACACCGGCGGAAATCCGCATGGTGGAGGCCCTGGGAGCAGACGTGGTTTCCATGTCCACGGTGCCTGAAGCCATCATGGCGCGCTACCTGGGCATCGAGGTTGTTGCTTTGTCGTTGATCACCAACCCTGCCGCGGGCCGCGGCGACGCCTCCCTGAGTCACGAGGACGTTTTGCTGGAAGGGCGGCGCGGTGCCGCGCGCCTTAAGGACCTGTTGGCGGAACTCATCGCTTGCTGGCGCGTCGCCGAGGCGTCTTCGCTTCCCTAA
- a CDS encoding DUF3135 domain-containing protein, producing the protein MSEKDRYPDIAFDELSTLYKNDPDKFEEQRRALIDQTIENFPEDCRRRAQGLQFTIDCKLDRYKDPIMRMNKMVEIFWEHFSVFQETINDPEKVLQERRAARQGAKVISLHSRSERDRPWGETH; encoded by the coding sequence ATGTCTGAAAAGGATCGCTATCCCGACATTGCATTTGATGAACTGAGTACACTCTACAAAAATGATCCGGACAAATTTGAAGAACAACGCAGGGCGCTTATCGATCAAACGATTGAAAACTTTCCAGAGGACTGTCGGCGGCGCGCACAAGGCCTGCAGTTCACCATCGACTGCAAACTCGACAGATACAAAGATCCCATCATGCGCATGAATAAGATGGTGGAGATTTTCTGGGAACACTTTTCCGTGTTTCAGGAAACCATCAACGACCCGGAAAAAGTTCTTCAGGAGAGGCGCGCCGCTCGCCAGGGCGCCAAGGTGATTTCGCTGCACAGCCGCAGCGAGAGGGATCGCCCCTGGGGAGAAACCCATTGA
- a CDS encoding uracil-DNA glycosylase encodes MKKELLEITSQTRALLQDLEVLGLHELLGPVQEVDPRHLPPCPLDVTGIDRGGRVLCRQETLDEIRAELEDCRRCALCKGRKNIVFGVGNPHARVVFVGEAPGREEDERGEPFVGEAGRLLDRILFAMGLSRAEVYICNVEKCRPPQNRDPRPEEIAACEPYLRRQLAAISPQVIVALGRFAVQTLVGDQSPLGRLRGRWHEYQGIALMPTYHPAYLLRNPVGKREVWDDMKQVLKRLRDA; translated from the coding sequence ATGAAAAAGGAACTCCTTGAAATCACCAGCCAGACGCGCGCCCTGCTGCAAGACTTGGAGGTCCTGGGCCTTCACGAGTTGCTCGGCCCCGTCCAGGAGGTCGATCCGCGCCACCTGCCTCCCTGTCCCCTGGATGTCACCGGCATCGACCGTGGCGGCCGCGTTCTCTGTCGCCAGGAAACCCTCGACGAAATTCGGGCGGAGTTGGAGGATTGTCGGCGTTGTGCCCTGTGCAAGGGGCGCAAGAATATTGTCTTTGGCGTCGGCAATCCCCATGCCCGCGTGGTTTTCGTCGGTGAAGCTCCGGGCCGGGAGGAGGACGAAAGGGGCGAGCCCTTCGTTGGCGAGGCCGGTCGCTTGCTCGATCGTATCCTCTTTGCCATGGGCCTGAGCCGTGCCGAGGTCTATATCTGCAACGTGGAAAAATGCCGTCCCCCGCAAAACCGCGATCCGCGCCCCGAGGAGATCGCCGCCTGCGAACCCTATTTGCGTCGGCAGTTGGCGGCCATATCTCCCCAGGTGATCGTGGCCCTGGGGCGTTTCGCGGTGCAGACCCTGGTGGGGGATCAAAGTCCCCTCGGTCGATTGCGGGGGCGATGGCACGAATACCAGGGCATTGCCTTGATGCCGACCTACCATCCGGCATACCTGTTGCGCAATCCGGTCGGAAAACGAGAAGTCTGGGACGACATGAAGCAGGTGCTCAAGCGCTTGCGCGACGCCTGA
- a CDS encoding MBL fold metallo-hydrolase → MIIERIVVGPLQVNSYILACPQTRQAAVIDPGAEGERILAVLRKQDLNARMVINTHGHFDHIGANQLLVEQTGADLLIHRGDLALLDKAEQHAALYGLSASASPAPSRLLEGGEVLPLGSLEIKVLATPGHSPGGICLLADGHLFTGDALFAGSIGRTDLPGGDLDQLLSAIREHLLVLPDETLVHPGHGPDTSIGREKRSNPFL, encoded by the coding sequence GTGATCATTGAACGAATCGTCGTTGGCCCCTTGCAGGTCAACTCCTATATCCTCGCCTGCCCCCAAACCCGCCAGGCCGCCGTCATCGACCCCGGCGCCGAGGGCGAGCGTATTCTGGCCGTTTTGCGCAAGCAGGATCTGAACGCCAGGATGGTCATCAACACCCACGGCCATTTCGACCACATCGGCGCCAACCAACTGCTCGTGGAACAGACCGGCGCGGACCTGCTCATCCACCGCGGCGATCTCGCCTTGCTGGACAAAGCCGAGCAGCACGCCGCCCTCTACGGCCTGAGCGCCAGCGCCTCGCCGGCGCCGTCTCGCCTTCTCGAAGGCGGGGAAGTTCTACCCCTGGGCAGCCTGGAAATCAAGGTGCTGGCCACACCCGGGCATTCACCGGGGGGCATCTGCCTGCTGGCGGATGGGCATCTCTTCACCGGTGACGCCCTGTTTGCCGGGAGTATCGGTCGCACCGACCTGCCCGGCGGCGATCTCGACCAACTCCTTTCGGCCATTCGCGAGCACTTGTTGGTTCTGCCTGATGAAACCCTGGTCCATCCCGGCCATGGCCCGGATACCAGCATCGGGCGCGAAAAACGCTCCAACCCTTTTCTCTAG
- a CDS encoding hybrid sensor histidine kinase/response regulator, producing the protein MKEKILVVDDEKVILQLTSMILRNKGFDVVTAESGQEGLEVLAREPVPLVLLDYMMPVMDGMTALRHIKERYPATYVIMFTGKGSEEIAVELMKAGASDYVLKPFKNQDLLDRIENVLLIRRIELHNQELRAEIEKWNQELEQRVAEKSAELERAQMEIIQAEKLAAFGHLSAGMAHEIRNPLNSISLFAQILHSGLADNAELREYPEKIIKEVDRIDGILRKLLNASKRPHLELSGVDLAEEIRRALDLFEAQIRLQGVEVETDIAPHVPLIQADSHEISQIFNNLIVNALYEMPHGGRLRIVLRHDAQFIHIDLSDSGRGIPKENLYRVFDPFFTTKERGTGLGLSVVLRIIKGYGGRINVESGEGQGTTFHIQLPLMPS; encoded by the coding sequence ATGAAAGAAAAAATCCTGGTGGTCGATGACGAAAAGGTCATCCTGCAACTCACCTCCATGATACTGCGCAACAAGGGTTTTGACGTCGTAACGGCGGAAAGCGGCCAGGAGGGTCTGGAAGTCCTCGCGCGCGAGCCGGTACCCTTGGTGCTGCTCGACTACATGATGCCGGTCATGGATGGTATGACCGCTTTGCGGCACATCAAGGAGCGCTATCCCGCCACTTATGTCATCATGTTTACCGGCAAGGGCAGCGAGGAAATCGCCGTCGAGCTCATGAAGGCCGGTGCCTCGGATTATGTTCTCAAACCCTTTAAGAATCAGGATCTTCTCGACCGCATCGAGAATGTCCTGCTGATTCGGCGCATCGAGTTGCACAACCAGGAATTGCGCGCCGAGATTGAGAAGTGGAACCAGGAACTCGAGCAGCGCGTAGCCGAAAAAAGCGCCGAACTCGAGCGGGCGCAAATGGAAATCATTCAGGCGGAGAAACTTGCCGCTTTCGGCCACCTTTCGGCGGGGATGGCCCACGAAATCCGCAATCCCCTCAACTCCATCAGCTTGTTTGCGCAGATCCTGCATTCAGGGCTGGCCGACAATGCGGAGCTGCGCGAATACCCGGAGAAGATTATCAAGGAGGTCGATCGCATCGATGGGATATTGCGCAAGCTGCTCAATGCCAGTAAAAGACCCCATCTCGAACTCAGCGGCGTCGACCTGGCCGAGGAGATCCGGCGCGCCCTGGACTTGTTCGAGGCCCAGATTCGCCTCCAGGGCGTGGAGGTCGAAACCGACATCGCGCCTCACGTCCCCCTGATTCAGGCGGACTCGCACGAAATCTCACAAATTTTCAACAATCTCATCGTCAACGCGCTCTATGAGATGCCCCACGGTGGGCGCCTGAGGATTGTTCTGCGCCACGACGCGCAGTTCATTCACATTGACCTGAGCGATTCGGGCCGTGGAATTCCCAAGGAAAACCTCTATCGGGTTTTTGACCCTTTCTTTACCACCAAGGAGCGCGGTACCGGGCTTGGCCTGTCGGTGGTTCTGCGCATCATCAAGGGCTATGGGGGTAGAATCAACGTCGAAAGTGGGGAGGGACAAGGAACCACTTTCCACATTCAACTTCCCCTGATGCCCTCATGA